Proteins from a single region of Cydia strobilella chromosome 2, ilCydStro3.1, whole genome shotgun sequence:
- the LOC134750451 gene encoding DNA polymerase delta subunit 3-like — MADEKYLSHLSTLKEIILDEERLVTYVSISKEFCIHVNESKSLLSNAAEEIREKHPETMLNVTYIISGLTNDKKAQTSVCLESEVTNYRKGLKLVFFEHIYSINKGKPSVDKVAFMAITTLEDYQLCSGLLKNNVCSKLTLDEISRLKSSSQVAVAEQKVTKPPPKKIKEENVRDKVMNGDAKKAEIKTEAFVKQEKMSPQKNVSPQKSTVNGNKQKTDVKNTNKSQKGIAGFFSRSDSAPAKKSTKETKKNEPDIKIKSVAKENDEQMDVDIDDKVPETKKNNDKPVISNDVKIKKTENTTVKNKSKSSNKSLTQIKKNAKVDKKRKRVLHISDSESDEEKNDPFVDDENVLDKKMDVESEDEIPPTPAANTIKVASNMLNPRKRRKIVNKTYTDEDGYILTKKEEVYESLSENEDTDMKENVEKEKVNNEAASEKKALVKSEVSPTSKKTGPKNSKKKISPPQKGKQATLMNFFKKA; from the coding sequence ATGGCTGATGAAAAATACTTATCACACTTGAGTACattaaaagaaataatattGGACGAAGAAAGGTTGGTTACATATGTATCTATTAGCAAAGAATTCTGTATTCATGTAAATGAAAGCAAATCTCTCTTGAGTAATGCGGCAGAGGAGATAAGAGAAAAACACCCAGAAACGATGCTTAatgttacttatattatatcagGATTAACAAATGATAAGAAAGCTCAAACGAGCGTTTGTCTTGAAAGTGAGGTAACAAACTATCGGAAGGGGTTGAAGTTAGTTTTCTTTGAGCACATATACAGTATTAACAAGGGAAAACCTTCCGTAGATAAAGTAGCTTTCATGGCGATTACTACATTAGAAGATTACCAATTATGTTCGGGCTTGCTAAAGAATAATGTATGTTCCAAATTGACATTAGATGAAATAAGTAGATTGAAGTCATCCAGCCAAGTGGCAGTAGCCGAGCAAAAAGTGACTAAACCACCTCCAAAGAAAATTAAAGAGGAAAATGTGAGAGATAAAGTTATGAATGGTGATGCCAAGAAAGCAGAGATAAAAACTGAAGCATTTGTAAAGCAAGAAAAAATGTCACCACAAAAGAATGTGTCGCCACAAAAAAGTACTGTAAATGGCAACAAGCAGAAGACAGATGTCAAGAATACTAATAAATCTCAAAAAGGAATAGCTGGTTTCTTCAGCCGGTCTGACAGTGCTCCAGCAAAGAAATCAACAAAAGAGACTAAGAAAAATGAAcctgatattaaaataaaatcagttgcCAAGGAAAATGATGAACAAATGGATGTAGATATTGATGACAAGGTACCAGAAACGAAGAAAAATAATGATAAACCTGTCATCAGTAATGATGTAAAAATAAAGAAGACTGAGAATActactgtaaaaaataaatccAAGAGCAGTAACAAGTCCTTGACCCAAATAAAAAAGAATGCCAAGGTTGATAAAAAGCGTAAAAGAGTCTTACACATTTCAGACAGTGAGAGTGATGAAGAGAAAAATGATCCATTTGTTGATGATGAAAATgtgcttgataaaaaaatggATGTAGAATCTGAGGATGAGATACCTCCAACACCGGCTGCTAATACCATCAAAGTGGCATCAAATATGTTAAATCCTAGGAAGAGAAGAAAGATAGTTAACAAAACATATACTGATGAGGATGGATACATATTAACTAAGAAAGAGGAAGTTTATGAGAGTCTGTCGGAAAATGAGGACACAGACATGAAGGAAAATgtagaaaaagaaaaagtaaataATGAAGCAGCTAGTGAAAAGAAAGCATTAGTTAAGTCAGAGGTCTCTCCAACTAGTAAGAAAACTGGCCCAAAAAATAGCAAAAAGAAGATATCTCCTCCTCAGAAAGGGAAACAAGCTACACTTATGAACTTCTTCAAAAAAGCTTGA